The genomic window CATCTATGAAATATTCTTGGATAGTTCTCTGGAATCGCTCCACATAGCCGTTCTCTTGCGGTCTCTTTGGATGGGTGTAGAAATGGATAATACCCTTATTCCTGAGAAAATCTTCAAATTCTCCCACGAACTCGCTCCCGTTATCCGTTTGAACACACTTCACAGGGAAAGGGGATAACCAAATCTTGAGACAACATCTATACCGCTAATGAGAAACATCTTTACGCCATTGAGCAAAATCAAGATTGAGTCAATCTGGACTAAATCTCCGGGACATTTGGGGTAAAAATTGCCTCTTCTTAGTTTTTCTTGGGTTTTTAGGACTTCTTGAAAATTGTGCTTATTGAAACGCCAAAAGCTTCCTTTGCTGCTTCTACTCCATACTTATCGGAAAACTCCATTACTTCTAACCTAAACTTAACTTTATCTTCTCCTTTCAAATCTCTCCTCTTATCTATATATTCCAATATCTTTTTGAAATTATTCATCCATATTAGTTCTTAATTGCAAAAAATAATCCTTATGTTATGATTAATTGTAAAGGATGAAGAAGTTGGATAAAGAAGAAGAGATAAGGCTCATCCAGCGTTGTCTCTCAGGAGATGAGGAAGCGTTGGAGGAATTCGTGAGACATTTCCAAAAACCGCTTTTCAATCTCGCATACCGCTTATGCGGGAACAGGGATGACGCTGAGGATATCGCCCAAGAGTCGCTCGTCCGCGCCCTGGAAAATTTAAAGCTTTTCAAAGGCGAATCCTCTCTTTTCACTTGGCTCTATCGCATAACGGTTAATCTCTTTTATGATTATACGAGGAAAAAGAAAGAGTTCTCTTATGACCAAATGAGGTATGGGGATGAGGAAGATGAAGGCGGGGTAGATTTCCCCTCAGAGGAGACGGTTGAGGGAGAGATGGAGAAGAGGAATATCCAGGAAATAGTGCAGGCGGAAATCGCTAAATTGCCAACATATTATAGAACTGTCATTGTCCTTTACGATATAGAGGGATTTTCCTATGACGAAATATGCGCTATGTTGCAGAAACCCTTGGGCACTGTTAAGTCTCGTCTTAACAGAGCACGCCAACTTTTGAAGCAAAGATTGGAAAAATATCGGGAACTTTTTGAGGGATAAATATGTCTAAAGAAATGGAAATGAAATGCGAGAGAATTAGAGAGCTGTTATCGGATTACATCAACGGCGACCTTACCCAAGCGGTAAGGTCGCTTGTTGAAATCCACTTGGAGAGCTGTGCCTCTTGTCGTGCTGAGCTCGCCAAGCTGGAGAGAATGCGTTTAATACTGCGTTCTTTCCAGCCAGTGGAGCCACCCTATGGCTTCACTCAAAAGGTATTAGCGAGCTATAGGGCGAGAAGGGAAAGGGAGGTATCTCCTTTACGGCGCTTCTTACTAGGCGAATTACAGCCGAGAAGAGCTTTAGCTTATGCTATCATTTCCCTTCTCCTCGTTTTTTCTCTTTCCCTCCTCGTTCTTCTGCCACATTGGCCTAAGGCAAAACAAGCCCTATCTTTCCCTCCCTCTCCCACCCTTAAAAGAGCTCCGTCCATCATCTCAGCAAAAGGAGTTGGTAAAGTCCTCATATTGCCTCAAACACCCTACCCGAATCAACAGGGGATTTTGCGATTGGAGATTATGATTTATCCTCCCTATCGGAAGGAGAGAGTTTGGCTTAACCTTCTCCTATCGCCTGGGCTCTCCTTAGCGAACGGGAATCCTTTCCTGCCCGGTGAGAGGGAAATCTATCTGGGCACGATAGATAATCCGGTGGTGTTTGTGACGGATGTGAAGGTGATATCGGGTGGAGTGCAATGGGTGCGTGTTTCCTGTGTTAGCGATCACATTAAATGGGCTGAGGGATTTCTTTTCCTTCCACCCCCTGGTCCTCCCGTTCATTATCTCGCAATCTCCCAAAACGATGTGGATGCCCTTCAGCTCCTCGCCAATCTTGTGGAAAGATGTAAGAGACCAGTTGCATTACCAGTTGCGATTTCCGCTAGGCTGAATTTCTCCTATCAGGGAGATGCTGAGGGAGCCATCCATTATTACGCTTCCCTTCTCGGGCTAACTTCGTTAAAATATAATAGCGGTTATATCTTGGAATCGCCTTGAGAAGGGAGGCAGAAAAATGAGGAAAGCTTTTCTTTTAATCCTTTTGAGCGGGTTGCTTTTCGCTCAAATTTCCATAAAACAGATAAACTATAAAGGATGGGCGGATTCCATCTTATTGGAGAGAGGAGACACAAGATTGGTTATAGTGCCGAGCATCGGCGGAAGGATAATGGAATTCTCCCTGGAAGGTAAGAACCCCATCTGGCAGAATCCCGATGAATTTGGCAAAGTTTATCCCTTAACCAATGTTTGGCACAATTATGGTGGCTATAAGATATGGAATGCTCCCCAATCTGTTTGGGGATGGCCACCCGACCCCTTCTTGGATTACGGAATGGCGAGCGTTGAGTTGATAGATGGTGGGGTGAGGGTTTATGGGGCGCCTTCCTTAATGGCAGGAATTATGTTTATTAAGGAGATAACGATTGTTGAGAGGGGAAGGGCAAGGATAGTTGAGAGGATGAGAAACATCTCGGGAAGAGAGGTAAGATGGGGAATCTGGGAGGTTACACAGGTTGAAACCCCTTGTTTAGTTGTCTTCCCCGCTGAGAAGAATTCAAAATTTCCTGAAGGGCTTTATTTCTTTGACGAGCAATCAAGGAAAAGCAAGCAATGGAAGATAAAAGGTGGATTGGTGATTGTGAACTATTTGGGCGAGGTTGGGAAAATCGGGTTGGATTCCAAAGCGGGTTGGATGCTCTATTTAAAGGATAATCTCGCTTATGTGAAGCGCTTTCCTGTGGTTGAGGGGCAGGAGTATCCTGATGAAGGATGTAGCGTGGAGGTTTATACTAATTCAAAGGATTTGCCTTACCTGGAAATGGAGGTTTTGAGCCCCCTCGTTACTTTAAAGCCGGGCGAGGAATATTCCACCTGGGAAGAATGGTATATCAAGATTTTATCCAATCCAGTGAGGACGGAAGCTGATATCCCTTCAGCGATAAGAGAGCTCGTCCTTGCAGGAATGCTTCCCTGGGATGCCTTGAAATTCGTCCCCTAAAAATTAAGCTGGAACGAGCCCTCCCAAAGGGATAAAATAGAGATTTCCCATCATATCTCCGATGAGCATGCTCTCTTCCACTATTATGGGTGTAGAAATACAGCAGCTATCTTTTGCCAGAGCTTTTTTGTTGAGGATTTTCCCGCTATTCTTATCAACGCAGAAGAGAACATTGTTAAAAGAGACTATATAGATAATTTCTCCCTTTATAACTGGACGGGAGTTAAAGCAAGGATTTGCTAAATTGGTTTTCCAAAGAACCTTTCCCTCGGGAGAGACGCAATAAAGATTCCCTTCCATTGAGGCGATAAAAAGCCTATCCCCATCAATAACTGGAGTTGAATAGCCGAAATTCCCATCTATTTGCCAAATCAATTCCCCCTTATCGTCTAGGGCAAGGAGTCCTCCTTTCCTGGTTGAATTATCATAGGGTTGGGTAAGCAGGAGTTTATTGTTCCAGAGAAGGGGTGAACTGGTAGCGGGTGAATAATAGCGAGAGCGAGCTTGTTCCTTCTGCCAAATAATCTCGCCATTTTCAACATTTAGAAAATATAAATTCTTATCCCAAGCTCCTATTAAAAGATTCTTTCCCATTATTAAGGGGCGGGATTCAAGGTTTCCGCCTAATTTCCTTTGCCAGATTATCTCCCCCTTCTCGTTCAGGGCGAATAAATACTGGCTCGCAGGGACGAAGAGCTTGCCATCAGCAAAAGTTAAGTGACCTGATATCGGTTGAGGCAATTTTGTTTCCCAAAGCATTTTCCCGTTATTAGCATCAACGCAGCGAACGAAACCGTTGAGAAAGGGAACGAAAAGTTTCCCACCATTTAATATCGGAGAGGTTAAAATTGGTGAATCAAATCTCTTTCGCCAAGCCTCTTCCCTAACCTTTGATTTGATGGCAACGACTTCTCCAGCCCAATTGCAGGCAATGACGAGGTCATTATAGGAGAGCAAATCCGCTTGGATCGCTCCCGAGAGCCTTTTGAGGAGAAAATTATCGTTAGATTTTGTGGGAAAGGGGGTAGGCTGAGTTCTCTTTAGGGGGAAAGTGAATTTTTGATTTTGTATTTCATTGCCGCTTAAATCAAAAGTGGAAATTCCTATTGTATCGTTTTTAATTTTTATGAGCCTGAAGCAGGCATTAGCGTCCATCAAGCCCTTAGTCATAATGAAGTTAATTCCATCCACCTGCCAGGTCTGATTTGAATGCCCGTGTCCGGTTAAAATGAGGACTACATTATATGGTCGCAAAACCTCCAATAAGGCGTCCTTTCCGATGAGGAAGTTCCTTGACGGCATAATTGGATGGTGAAAGAAGATTATAATCGGCTGTTCAGAAGGGATTTTCGCGAGGGTGTTCTTCAACCAGGCGAGTTGAGATGGGTCCATTAAGCCGTATTGACTGAAGGGAAAGGAGGAATCAAGGGCAATGAAGGTGATTCCTTCGTTTGTGAAAGTATAATTGCGCTTGTAGTTTGGAAGGTATTTCTCTCCAATAAGCCAACCTGCTCCATTCCATCTGACATCGTGGTTACCCAATGTGTGATAGAAAGGGACATTTAGCGATTTAATAGCTTGGGAATAAGCTTTGAATTCTTCCTCACTGCCGAACTCGGTTACATCTCCCGTATGGATGACGAAGTCAGGTTTCTCGGGAAAGTTTTGCACCAATTGGATGAAGGAATTCAGATTTTTAAGCCCATTAGCCGTCCCTATGTGGGTATCAGTTATGTGGATGAACTGGAGGGCAAAGGCTCTGCAAATGAGAAATAAAAGAAGCAGGAGTTGCTTCATCAAAGGTTCACCTCGCAATTAGAAGCGATTTTATGGCGGAGGGTGGAATGGGAAGCTTCAAGCTTTCTCCCATAGGCAACAATTCCTCGCCTCTGCTTTCGTCTAAATTGGAGATATAGATTTTTCTGACGGGGAGGTTCAATTTTATTTCCCCTTCTCCATTTTCCCTTTCAGGCAGCCAGAAACGAATAATCCAACCATCGCCATAATCTCTCTTCTTCAAAGTTGTTAGTAGCGCTCCCTTTATCTCAACGAAGGAATGATTATTCTGTTTGAGAACTCCCTCTTGCTTTTGAAGGGAAAGGCAGAGAAAGGGATGGGAGAAGCTCCAAGCCAACTTGCTCGCCTCAAGATTTGATATTTCACCCCTCACGGGAAAGATTGCGTAGCGAAAGAGGAAATCGCCTCCTTGCGATGCCTTATAATTCGTATCCCAATGATTGTGCATTAGGTAGGAAAAAAGAGTGGCTTTATTGAGCTTAAGTTCATTTAACCAGAATTCATGTATCGGTTTCCCTAAAGAGATGAGAGGTGCATCCTCACTGCACCAGATGATTGCCCAAGTTTTGCTATAGAATCCAACCCATTTGTGTATAGTGAACCAATTTTTACACGCTTGAGGAAATTGCTCCTTCTCTGGCTCAATCACGCAGGTGGGATATTCAAGTTTAATCTTCGGGTTTTCAAGGGAAAATGGGAAGGACAAGAGAACCGATTCTTTATCAAGCGTTTCCTCCTTGTTTATCTCCACAAATAAATCCATTCTCTTTATATCCTTGTAAAGCCTGAGACGAAGGGAGAAGAGGGGGGTTTTATAGGCTGAAGAGGAGAAGCGGATATCGGCGAAAATCGGTCCCATATTCTCCACCCATATTTTTCCGTGTTCCAGAGAATGGAACGTTTGCTTCCCCTCTGGACCCGATAAGTAAAGATAATCGGCGAGCCTTTTCCCTTTCTCCAACAATTCAAAATTCAACGCCTTGTCTTTTATTGAATATATCCCTTTTTCATCAAATTTAATCAAAAAGAAGGGGGTTTCCAAAATTCCCTCCGAGCTTTTGAAGGTAATGGGAGTGGAAGAGGGTTTTGTTTTAACAATCTTGATTTTCTTATATCCCAGAGGTGGGACATCCTTAACGAAGAAAAGGACATCCTTTCCTTCTCTTTGCCAGGGGATTTCCTTCTCGCCATCGTAAAGAGCGAACTCCTTATAAGGAATCTCCACTCTGGCTATATCGGAACGAGAGAAGGAGAGGGGATTGAATACGAGGATTGATTCCTCATCGCTATCTACGAGCGTTGAGAAGTTCCTAATCGCTTCGTCCCTTAATTCCTTCGCCTCCTCTAAAGCTTTATGGGCGAAGGAAGCTTTTATTTCCCATTGTCGGAGCGTTGTCTCGGCATTGGGGTCGGAAACGCTACACCAGGCTCCCCAGGTATGCTCATCAAAGAGGAGGATATTTCGCCAGAGTTCCTTGAATTTCTGCTTTGGATACTCAATGGAAGGGTTGAGGAGAGAGGCGAGAGAATAAATCGTCTCCGCTTCCACCGCCCAATCCTTCGCTTTTCTGTTCATAGCTAATTCCTTAGCCGTTGAGACAGCACCATCCTCCCAATAAGCTCCCGCATCAAGTTTGTATGTGGGGATTTGGGCTTTATATTTTGCCTCAATGTACTTGAAGAAATCGCTATAAGTTGAAACGATGATTTTGGGATAGGCATATTTTGCGTTCCATTCATCTACAAGCTTCATAAAGCGCGGTTCTATTAGCTCATTATCATAAAAGGCACCATAGAGAAGGTAGGCGTCGTAGGGATAATTGCTTTGTTCCAATCCCTCAACGAGAGAGACAATCCTATTTCTGAGCACATCAAGGGATTCCAAAAGCCCTATTCCTCTTGCCAAACCGTAGCCTGGAGAAGCGAAGAAGAGGACCTTTCCTCCATCAGGACCTTCCCAGTAAAAGGGATGGGATGGATAGGGAAAACGTGCCCTATAAGTGTTTATTGCCTCAGCAAAATATTTGATTCCATATGCGTTGAGAATGCTGGGTATGGGGAAGATCGCGGAAGGGACATCTGAGAGAACGGCGGAGTCAAGTGGTAAATTTTGTAGCCGAGAAATTTGTTTGCTGAAAAGGCAAACGCGAACAAGGGATTCCGGGCTACATATACCTGTGAGCATGTTGGCATAGAGGGCTTGAAGGGAAAGCTGTCCTTTCCTCAAAAGATTTAACAACTCTTTGCCGAGTTCCGGCTCGTCTTGGAGGAAATTTTCCAATTGCCAAGCGACTTCAAGATTCCATTTGAAGTTGGGATTTCTCTTCGCTTCCTCTATCGCTATCTTCAAATTCTCGTCGTGGCGTAGGATTACATTTGTCTGGACATCCGTATAGCCTATATCTGTATGAACGCTTGGGGCAAGGAAAAGTAGCCATTTTCTCTTGGGTCTTATGTCGAGGGTAAGCAATTTGTCCTCCGCTTTTATCTTCACATCGCCTGCTAGCCCCTCCGGCAGAGGCACTTCAAAACGATTATCTCCCTCAGCTATTCTGAGGGGGATCTCTTCCCTTCTTTCCCCTTTTTCAATTGAGAGGATAATATCTCCTTCTTTACCCACATTAGATAGCCAAACTTCTAAGATTTGTCTCATTTCCTCTTTTTCCTTTACGAAAAAGGGAGTGGCTTTCGCTTTCATAGCCTTTATTTCCGGTTTATCCAATTTCAACCCCTCCTCTAAAAGGATGGCATCGTAAAGAAGCCAGCTCCCTCTTGCATTTTCTATTCGTATCTCGTTTTCCCCAATACGAAAATCCTGCGGATTTAGGGGGAAAGAAGCGACCCAATTTTCTCCTTTTTGGGGGTCTGTAAGGGAGGTATCTCCTCCACCGGGTGGAAGCTGGCTTTGAGAGATTTTCTTATCGTTAAGATAAACTGCGATGAGCGGTGGACCGGAGTAATGGGTATTGACTAGATAGAGATTCAGACGGATGATGGGTTGGGGTATGTGGTCAAGGGTGAAAATAATTCGGAATGTATGTGGCTTGGCTCCAGCCCAAAAATCGGCTGGACCAGGATGAATGTAGGGGAAATCCTTATTTTCTACACTGGAACCTATTTTGAAGACTGGGTCGTTCGGGAATAAGGTTGGGTAGAGGGAATAATTCCCTGCTATGGCGAATTCATCATAAGAGGAATTAGGCTTCCCGATTTGGAAAACGACAGAAGGGAAAGCGCTGGCAAAGGCAAGGAGAGCAATGAGAAAGCGAGCCCAATTCATATCAATATGATGATAGAGGCAAAGATATGTTAAAGCAAGAAAATTTCAAATAAAATTGGTCACACCTTGTAGGGTTTAAAGGTTTTCAGAGTAATACGGAAGACAAGGAGATGAAATTAATTAGAAGAATTAGGAGCAGTTAACGCTTAAAAATATACCAATAGACGAGAGAGCTCTCGTAAGGAACCAGCGCAATCTTGCTTAAAATAAAAAAGAGATTGCAGAGCTATCGCTCGCAACGACAAGGAGCTGGAGTTATTGTGATGCTTTCCGTAGGAAAAGCATCACAATCTCGTTTTCAGAATCAGAGGATTTAAATCTGCTAATATTTACTTGATTAAAGGGGATTTGGCTTTGTAGAATTATTTCAGTGAGTCGTGAGAATAAAAGGGAAGGAGAGGAAGCAAATGAACAAGACGTTTTTCACTTTCCTTTTTTTCCTTATCTCTTCCTTTGCTATTATGAATGTAAACGGTGGAGAGAAAGCGCCTAAAATCCACGCCTTGGTTGACATCGCACACGAATTCACCTTCTATTTCGATGGCAGATTTGGAAATGCCTATCTTAAACCGATTGGCGGGATAGATGCCCGATGCTGGTCGGTTCTAAGCGCCGCTGACCTAAGCAACATCAATCTTCTCGTCATTCCCCAGGGGAATACCCCCTGCCCTTACACTGCGGATGACCTCAAAGCTGTCCTCAGATTCGTTAGGGAAGAGGGCGGGGGACTTTTGATGATTGGAAATTACGGAATCTTTAAAGGGGAGAATGAGTTCAAATTGAACCAATTGGCTAAGAGATTTGGCATAGAGTTCGTTAGGGATAAGCCCAAGGGAAAGCTCAGGATTTTGGCGAACGAGATAATAAAAAAGGAGGTAAGCGAGGTGCAGGGGCAGGCGAGCGGTGTCTTGCACTGGAGGGAGGGCTTGCCTTGGAGGAAGTTGGTGGTAGATGAGGAGGGAAGGGCAGTGGTGGCGGTAAGGGAGTTTGGCAAGGGAAGGGTTTGTGCCATACACGGAAGCGGTTTGATGGGCGATAAGCCCAAGGACGGGGAGGCGATGAATTCAAAATGGCTGTGTCCTCTCATTCAATGGTTGTCGGCTAATAAAACAATTGACCCCGCGAAGCCTCCAAAAGGAACCTCTCCCGAGAAGGAAAAGATAGTGGAAGGTGGCTTAAAGGTTCAATATTCCGCCTATCTGGAATCCTACGCGGATGAAATAGTGAAGCTTTATTTTCAGGTAGCTGAGCAATTGAGGGAGATAATGGGTGTTCCCCTTGCGGAAGGGATGAACACGACCCTAATTTTGCTTCCCACGGGTGGTGGAGGTTTTTCCAGTGGGGTTGCACTGGGGATAGGGGTTTGGTGGGGAGGCTTCCCGGAGAATCCCTACTATATGATTGAACTGATTGGTCATGAGGCGACGCATTCCTGGGTTCTTCCCTTTCCAGAGCCTATGTGGAATGAAGGGATAGCCACATACATGGGTATTGAGGTGGGCAAAAGGTTGGGATATGTAAAGGAGGCGGAGGAGAGCAGGAGGGGTTGGGCGTCCGCTTGCGAGAAAATAGACCCAAATTACGATAAGATAGACATCTCCCAGCCCGAACAGCCTGGTTTTCACGAAGTTTATATGGCTAAACCCATGTGGATTTGGGATAGATTGAGGGAGAAGTATGGAGATGAAATCATTGCCCGCTACTTCCAGACGAAGAGGAAATTGATAAAGGAGGGAAAGCTGAAAAGCTATACGGCAGATGATTGCGTGGCTGTTTTGAGCATAGCTGCGGGCGAGGATTTGTTTGATTGGTTCAACAGTTTGGGTATAAAGGTCTCTCGGGAAAAGGCTTCCATCAAATTCGAAAAATGATTAAAAAGCATGTAGAATTTCTTCAATTTCTACACTCATCCGAAGAGACCGCAAGAGAACGGCTATATGGAAATATTCCAGAGAACTATCCAAGAATATTTCATAGATGTATACCCGCTGGGCTCAACGGATATTGATGAATTTAATAACCAAAAGAGTCTCAAATGGTCTGGGATTATACAATGAAGTTGACTGGGGTGTTTCTTTGTTATAAAATAAGGAAGATATATCCACGATAAAAAGGTATCTATAAATTAGTAAATGCCATAAAATGTTTGTGGATATTTTTAATAATTGGAGAGGAGCAATCCTTTTAAAAGGGGATAGAACTCTCTCTGATATCTTTGCTCTTTCTTCAAAGGTTTTAAGGGAGCTCCAAGAGTCAAAAATGCTTGGAGCTCCTTCTTTTATGAGAGTGGATGAGAAGAGGTGGTGCCAAGCAAGTGTTTAGAAAGGAGGGAGGGGCTTTTGCCCCCGCTTCTCCCTCGCCGGAAAGACCGGAGGAAGCAATGGGGGTAAAACAACAACTAAAAGGAGGTGTTGAGAAGGATGTGGAGAATAAGGAAAGGGTTTACATTGATTGAATTGTTGGTGGTCATAGCTATCATCGCCATTCTCGCCGCCATTCTCTTTCCTGTATTTTCCAGAGCTAGGGAAAATGCAAGGAAGGCGCAATGTATGTCCAATATGAGGCAGATATCTATGGGCTATATGATGTATCTTCAGGATTGGGATGAGCGATTTATCTCGGAGTGGTTATGTGGTTGCTTTGATACGAGACGAGGCAACGCCAAGGCTTGTGCGAACTACGACCCTGACAGCCCCACAGGAGTTTCCTGTATCTGGGGTTGGGACCGCAAGATTGAACCCTATATAAAGAACAAGAAGCTTTTCGTTTGCCCAAGTGATGTGCTTATGGCCAGCGGACAAACTGCTTGTACAAATTGCAGGTTCAATAGCCAGCAGGACACGAGCTATGGTCTCAACGAGCATGTAGTTTGTCCACCTGGAGCGAAATGCCATGGAGGAACGACTTTAGCAGCTATTCGCAATCCCGCTGATGTGATAATTATCGGGGAAACGAAAGGTTGGCATAGGGTGGACCAGCCCTGGAACGGAGGCGACCCAAATTTGGTGGATGTGATTCAAGACATAACTGGGATGTGCGATGTTGAGAGGCATCAAGGAGGAGCTAATTATGTCTTTGCTGATGGGCATGTGAAGTGGCTGATGCCGAACGCTACCCTGACGCCAAAGAACCTCTGGAATAATCAATAAAAGTGTAAGGGGGTGGAGCTCCTCATGGAGCTCCACCCCCGATAAGTTTATAGCTATAAATTCTTTGATGAAAGTCAATAGTGAGGATGAGAAATCGAAAATAATTGCAAATGTTAAGAGTAACTAGTATAATAAGCAAAATCAGAAAAAGGAGGGAGCAAGATGAGGAATATACCTGTGATGTTTCTTATGATGGTTGCCTGTGCCTTTTTGCTGGCGGATAACTGGAAGAGCGTTCTCGTGGCTATCACGCCGGAGGAACGCAAGGCTGAGGTGGCTGAGAAGGAAGCGAGAGTGCAGAAGTTCCTCGCTGAGCACAACCTTTCTGCCCTCTTAATTCAAGCGAAAAACAACTTCGCTTGGATAACGGGTGGTTGCGATAGCGAGATAGTTATAACCGATAGCGGTGGATGCGCAGCCCTTTTGATTAGAAAGGATGGGCAGAAATATCTCATCGCCAACAACATAGAGGGGCAGAGGTTCATGTTCGAGCAGGGACTTGCGGATTTGGGCTATAAGTGGGTTAGGTTTGAGTGGCCTAAGGAAAGGATTGACCCCTCTACATTGAGCAAGATTGTTAAGAGGATGTCCTTGGGCGGAACCGTTGGCTCCGACCTCCCTCTTGAGGGAACGGTAAATGTGGCGGAGGAGCTGAAGAAGATAAGAGTTCCTCTCACGCAAGCGGAGATAAAGAAATACCGCTGGCTCGGCAAGCAATGCGGAAGAATAATCGGTGATATCTGCCGTGATATCAAGCCCGGTATGACGGAGATGGACATCGCTGCCCTTGCCGACTGGTATTTCAGGAGGGAAGGGATTAAGGTTACGGTGCTTCTCATTGGCACTGATGAGAGGATGTGGCAATATAGACATCTTCCTCCAACGGAGAAGAAGCTGAATAAGTACGCCCTTATTAACATCTGTGCGGAGAAGTGGGGATTGATAATCGCCGTCTCCCGCTTGGTTCACTTCGGTCCACTAACCGATGAGTTGAAAAAGAAGATAAGAGCCTGTGCCTATGTTGATGCGACTTTGATAGATGCGAGCCGTCCCGGCGCAACACTGGGCGAAATTTTCCAGAAAGGGATGCAGGCTTATGCTGAGATGGGATTCCCCGGAGAATGGAGGAATCATCACCAGGGCGGAACGATTGGCTATGATGGAAGAGACCAATTTGCCTTTCCTCATTCTCCCGTGAAATTGATGGTTGGCAGCGCCTGTGCTTGGAATCCCACGATAAGGGGAGTGAAGGTTGAGGATACCATATTGATAACGGAGAATGGACCGGAAATCATAACTCCCACTCCCAACTGGCCAATGATTGAAGTTACGGTTAACGGCAGGAAATATCTGAGACCGGATATATTGGTGAGGTGATGAAGACATGAGGAGGTTTCTTCTGCTCTTCACTGCTTTTGTCATCGCTTTAACGCTGACGGGGTGCGGAAAAAAGAAAAAGGAGGAGACAACCGCTCCCACTAGGGTAAAGGGCGAGAAGACTTATGTCTTTGCCCTTGTCCCCAAATCGGTTGGCAGCCCTTACTGGTCCGCTTGCGAGGAAGGGATGAAGGAAGCTTGCAAGGAGTTGGGCGTTGAAGGGTATTTCGTTGGACCTGAGACGACGGATGTGGAGAAGCAGATAAGGATAATAGAGGATTTCGTTTCCAAGAAGGTGGATGGAATAGCCATCTCACCTAACGACCCCACCGCCATCACTCCCGTCATAGATAAGATTCTATCCCAGGGGATTCCCGTGATAACCTTTGATTCCGACGCGCCGAAGAGCAAACGACTTTGCTACATTGGAACCGATAACTACAAGGCTGGTTATGCTGCTGGGGAGGAGATGATAAAAGTTTTGGGCGGGAAAGGGGAGATAGCTATAATGACGGGGAGCCTTGGTGCCTACAATTTGAATGAGAGGATTAGGGGTTTCAGGGATGCGATAAAGAAGGCGCCAGGGATAAAGGAAGTAACTCTTCAAGCTAACAATGACGATGAGGAGCTATGTTTCTCTCAGGCGGAGAATGTTTTGCAGGCTCATCCCAACCTCGCTGGTTTCTTCGGAGTTAGCGGAACGGGAGGTCCCGGCTCAGCAAGAGCTGTTAAAGCAGCGGGCAAAGTAGGGAAAGTAAAAATAGTTTGCTTTGATACAGTTCCCATGACCGTTCAATTCATAAAGGAAGGTGTTATCCAAGCTACAATCGCCCAGAAGCCAAAGCAGATGGGATATCTTGCGGTCAAGACCTTGTATCAGTTGGCGAAGTCGGGTAAGCTGGAAAAGCTCCCGGATATTGATAC from bacterium includes these protein-coding regions:
- a CDS encoding aminopeptidase P family protein: MRNIPVMFLMMVACAFLLADNWKSVLVAITPEERKAEVAEKEARVQKFLAEHNLSALLIQAKNNFAWITGGCDSEIVITDSGGCAALLIRKDGQKYLIANNIEGQRFMFEQGLADLGYKWVRFEWPKERIDPSTLSKIVKRMSLGGTVGSDLPLEGTVNVAEELKKIRVPLTQAEIKKYRWLGKQCGRIIGDICRDIKPGMTEMDIAALADWYFRREGIKVTVLLIGTDERMWQYRHLPPTEKKLNKYALINICAEKWGLIIAVSRLVHFGPLTDELKKKIRACAYVDATLIDASRPGATLGEIFQKGMQAYAEMGFPGEWRNHHQGGTIGYDGRDQFAFPHSPVKLMVGSACAWNPTIRGVKVEDTILITENGPEIITPTPNWPMIEVTVNGRKYLRPDILVR
- a CDS encoding sugar-binding protein, whose amino-acid sequence is MRRFLLLFTAFVIALTLTGCGKKKKEETTAPTRVKGEKTYVFALVPKSVGSPYWSACEEGMKEACKELGVEGYFVGPETTDVEKQIRIIEDFVSKKVDGIAISPNDPTAITPVIDKILSQGIPVITFDSDAPKSKRLCYIGTDNYKAGYAAGEEMIKVLGGKGEIAIMTGSLGAYNLNERIRGFRDAIKKAPGIKEVTLQANNDDEELCFSQAENVLQAHPNLAGFFGVSGTGGPGSARAVKAAGKVGKVKIVCFDTVPMTVQFIKEGVIQATIAQKPKQMGYLAVKTLYQLAKSGKLEKLPDIDTGITVVTKENVSEFETPQ